GTGAGCCGGAGGGAGCCGATGGCCCAATCGTGGGGCAGGCCCATCGCCACCAGCACCTCGGAGGGCTCGGCCCGGCCGCTCGTGCAGGCCGATCCGGTGCTGGCGGCAACCCCCTCCACATCCAGGGCCAGCAGAAGCTCCTCCCCGTTAATCCCCCTGAAGATAAAGCTCGCGTGATGCGGCAGGCGCTCTGTGGGATGGCCTGTGAGGCGGGCGTCCGGCACCCGCTCCAGAATCCCCCGGATCAGCCGGTCCCGCAGCCGCCGGAGCCGGGCGTTCTCGCTCTCGCGGCTTTCCTGGGCCAGGCGCAGGGCCGTGGCCAGCCCGACGATCCCAGCCACGTTCACGGTCCCGGCCCGTCGACCTCGCTCATGCCCGCCGCCCGTGATCGTCGGAAGATAGGGCGTCCCCTGACGGATATAAAGGACCCCCACCCCTTTCGGCCCGTAAAACTTGTGAGCGGAGAGGGTCATCAAATCCACCCCCAGCCGGTTCACATTCAGATCCAGCATCCCGCCTGCCTGCACTGCATCCGTATGGAAAGGGATGCCTTTGGCGCGGGCGATCCGGGCGATCTCCGCGATGGGCTGGATCGTCCCCACCTCATTGTTGGCATACATCACGCTGATGAGCACCGTGTCCTTCCGGATCGCCCGGCCCACATCGTCGGGGTTCACCATGCCGTATTCATCCACAGGCAGGTAGGTGACCTCGAAGCCGAAGACTTCCTCCAGCTGACGGGCGGTGTTGAGCACCGCATGGTGCTCCACCGAGGAGACGATGAGGTGATTCCCCCGGCCCGCCCGACGCTGTGCGAGGGCCACCCCACGCAGGGCCAGATTGTCGCTTTCGGTCCCCGAGCCGGTGAACACGATCTCCATCGGATGACAGCCCAGGATGGCCGCCACGGTGCGGCGGCTCTCCTCCAGCGCCTTCGCCGCCGCCCGCCCGAAGCGATGGATGGAGGCGGAGTTCCCATAGATCTCCGTGAAATACGGCAGCATCGCCTCTACCACCCGCGGGTCCACCGGGGTGGTCGCCGAATGATCCATGTAAACCGTTCGCGCCGCCATAGCCCTCCCCTCCCGACCATGGCTTTTCCTTCATCCTCAGAACATCCGCCGTTCGGCTTCCATCCGGGTGACCGGATGGTCCTCCTCGAGGCCCAGTGGGCCACAGAGAGGTAAAAGAAAATCTTTTTCGGGCTGGAAATCTGCAGCACCGATTCGCAAAGGAGCAGCGCTCCTCATTCTAAATCTTTGAGGAAGAATCCCGCAAAACCTCATCGTGAAACGGGGAGGGCGAGGCCCCGTCGTTACCGGCGGCCGCGGGATGGCCGGGAGAGGGGGGTGTCTATGGCTGATCCTCGGGCGCGCTGAGCTTGCCCCCTGCCAGGGACGCGCGGGTGAGCTCGCTGAGGAACGCCAGAGAGCGAGGTCGGCGCTCCAGGATGGCCAGGAAGTGCCGGCCCACCAGCTCCCCGATCTCCTGGAGCGTCTGCGGGCTGAAAGGGGCATCCCGGAAGGCGGAGTAAGGGCTTCGGAGCGCGAAGCGCATCGCCTTGAGGGCCCGACGGCTCAGCGGACGGGCCGCCGGGAATCGCGGGGCGCATCGGGGGCAGAGGACGCCTCCCCGTGGGGGGTCGAAGCCGTAGGGCCCGCGTTCCTCCCGGAGGGGTTCCCCGCACCCCACACAGAATTCCACCTGGGGGCGGAACCCGGCGATCTCCAGGAGATGGAGCTCATAATAACGGACGATCCGCTGGAGCTCCTCTTCCATGTCCAGCCGATCCAGCGTGTCTGCCAGCAATCGATACAGCGCCCGGCTCTCCTCCCCCTCGGGAGCGAAGATCTCCGCCAGCTCCGCCGCATAATGGGCCATTGCGCTGCGGATCAGATCCTCACGCAGATGAGGGTGGGCGGCGATCACCTCCGCCTGGCTGATCACATCCAGCTCCCGTCCCCGGGCCAGGAGCAGGGACGTCCGCATGAACCGCTCCAGGTGTCCGGCTTTCCGGCTCCGGATCTTCCGCACGCCCTTGGCCAGCACCCGGAGCTTCCCAAACTCCGGCGTCAGCAGGGTGAGCAGACGATCCGCCTCCCCGAAATCTGATCCCCGGAGCACAATGGCCTCGGTTCGATAAAGGCGTTCCCGATCCATCGCTCACCCCTTCCCCTTCACATCCCAGGGAAGGGTCTTTATGGAGAAAGCCAAGCGATCCCCTGGCCACATCTCTGCATCCGCCCCCACGGGAATCGAGACCATTCCCTCACCCTTGCTTCCTACCCTGCTGAGGGGGTGGAGCGTTGCGATTCCGGGAGAGAGGCCGCCGGATCGGGAACGGGCGTCACCCGAACGGCCTGGGGCCCCTTCGGGGTGATCTCGACCTCGAACGTCACCGGCTGATTCGCCTCCAGGATCAGCCCGGGGCGAGCAATCCCGGTCCGATGGAAGAAGATCTCCGTGCCATCCTCACAGCGGATGAACCCGTAGCCCTTCTCCGGGTTGAACCACTTCACCCGGCCTTCATAGACCTGCCCAGGCTCCAGCTTCCGCTTCGGTTTGGCCGCCTCGGCGCGGCATCGGGGGCACATGGTCGGCTCGACCAGCGGCTGACCGGCCTCCACCATGCGCCGCTGTTCGGTAACAGTGAACACAAAGGGACGCCCGCATTTCTCACATGTCAGGAGCTTATCCGCAAAAGGCATGGGGCTCTCCTTTGGAGCTGAGGGAAATGATTTTCACGAACATTCCATCGCGAAGAAAGCTCACAGCTGAATGGAGAAGCCACTCATCGCGTGGGCGCGGGAGGCGGCTCGCCGGCACGCCATCGGAAAGTCCGCGCGGACGCGGGACCAGCGGGGATAAAGCGCACCGCTCCATCCTGCTCGACCACCCGACGCACGACCTGGACGGTCCAGCGGAAGGTGTGGAAGGCATGGTCCTCGCTGACCGCTGCTTGAAGCATGGTCGCTGGGACATGCCAGGCCGTCGATCGCGTGCGGAATTTTCCGATCTCTGCGCCATCCTCCCGGAACAACCGAACCTCATACCATTCCCCCACCTCCAGCTGCCCAATCGAGACCCACTGGAGCAGCACCGGCAGTCCCGATCCTTCGACCTGGGCCCCATCCGGTGGATATAGCAACGGCGGCGGCGGATAAGTAGGTTCCGGCGTGGGCGTCGGCGTTGGAGTCGGGCCCGGTGCCGGGGTGGGCGTGGCCAGCGGGATCACCAGGGTCTGGCCCGCCTGGATCCGCTCCGGGTTTGCGATCCCGTTCGCCGCCTGGATCGCCTGCAGGGAGACCCCATATTGCTGGGCGATCGCCAGCAGCGTCTCCCCCGGCTGAACCACATGAACGATTTTATCGGGTCGCGGCGTCGGAGAGGGAGTGACCCCGGGTGGTAAGGTCGGCGTCGCCAGGATCGGTGTGGGCGTGTAAACCGGAACCAGCAGCACCTGCCCGACTACAATGAGGTCCCCGGACAGGTTATTCAGCTGACGGATCGCATCCACCGGGACCCCGTAACGCATGGCGATATCCAAAAGGGTCTCCCCGGCCTGAACCTGGTGCTGGAGCGGAGGGATCGGCGTGGGGGTCCAGGTAGGGGTCGGCGTGAAGGTGGGAGTGAGCGTCCGAGTGGGCGTGGACGTCCAGGTCGACGTGGGTGTCGGGCGAGTCATCGCCGCCCGGGCCATCCGGAGGACCCACCAGCTTCCCCCTGCCAGGATCAGGAAGATCAGCGTGGCCCCCAGCAAGGCAGACCGCCAGGGAACAGGTGGCTCCGGCTCCGGCTCTGGGATTTCAGAAGGCCGTGTGAGATCAGCCCCGCAGCGCCAGCAGGTGCGGGACCGACGGGAGACCGGCATCCCGCACTGAGGGCACCGGCGGAAGGGACCAGCAGAACGGGTTTCCGTCATCGGGAGGAACCATCCAGGCCGAGAATCGGGGCGATTCCCTGCATGGCCTGCAACACCATGGCCACATGCTGATCCAGGGGAACGCCCAGCTCCGCTGCCCCGCGCTCGATATCGGCGCGATTCACCCCCGCGGCGAACCGTTTATCTTTCCATTTTTTAAATATCGAATCCACCGTCACACTGTAAAGGCTACGATCCGGCCGGACCAGGGCCACGGCGGTGATCAGCCCGGTGAGCTCATCGACGGCGAACAGCGCCTTATCCCGAAGGGTGATGCGGGGGACCCCGGTAACTTCCGTGGCATGGGAAAGGATCGATCGGATGATATCCTCCGGCCAGCCCCGCTCCCGGAGGATCCGGGCCCCCTGATTGGGGTGGCCATCCGGGGCTACCTGAGGATAGCGCTCATAGTCGAAATCGTGCAGCAGACCGACGATCCCCCATGATTCTTCATCCTCTCCGAAGTGGCGGGCATATGCCCGCATCGCCGCTTCCACCGCCAGCATATGACGGCGAAGGTTCTCGCTCCGGGTGAACTCGCAAACCAGCGCCCACGCATCCTCCCGGGTGGGCATTTCCTCCTACCTCCCTGAGTATTCCGCTTTGAATCCAGCTGCTCAGGTCCTGCTCATGAAATTCACCCCATCGAAGCGCGAGCCCGGATTCAGGGAACGCTATTCTGTATCGAAGCAAACAGAATGTCAAGAATCGTTTCCCCCGGGCTCTCCCCAGGCTGACCATGGAAGGTCAAATCTTCCGCTACAGCCTGTCGGATCCCTCTTCGCACACCTTCAGGGCTTCTCGGGAATCTTACTCATCCTGATTCCTGATAGAGGGTGGAGAGAGAAGGCGGGGGACACTCCCCGCAGCCCCCCAGCAGGGGGCAAAAGCCCCTGCATCCCCATGGATCACATTCCAGGGGATCTTGACACCGCCCCGAGCCCCCGATATACTTTAGAAATGAAGTGGGCCGTTAGCTCAACTGGCAGAGCAGGGGACTCTTAATCCCAAGGTTGCAGGTTCGAGTCCTGCACGGCCCACCTCCGCTCGCCCCGGGAGCGATGGCTCCGCGGGGCGATTTGTTTATCGGCGGTCCTCCATGACAGGCCCCGCGCGCCTTCCCGTTCCGTCATGATCTCTCCACCGGGCTCAAAGATAAGCCTGCCCTCATTGATCCCTCGAGAGGGAACGATCCTTCACCTGGATTCCTCCGCCAGTAAACGGGCGAGACGATCGGGCTCATCGGTGATGATCGCGGCCACGCCCAGATGGATCAGCCGGCGCATCTCCTCCACTTGGTTCGCCGTCCATGCGACCACGGCGTATCCATGCCGGCGACACCAGCGAACCGTTTCCTCGTCGATCATCCGAACATGCAGATGGCGCGCCTGGTGTGGGGCCAGGAACGCGAACCAGGCCCGGCGCAGGGGAAGAGGCAATTCAGGGCCTATAAGAAGGCCGCGGGGGATCTCCGGCGCCAGCCGCCAGGCCCACCGCAGGGCCAGGGGATTAAACGAGGAGAGCAACACCCTCCCGGCAAGCCCATATCGGCGCACCCGCTCCACCACAGCGCGAACCCACCTGACACTCCACGGGGTGAAGGCCTTTAACTCGATGTTGTAAAGAGCCCGATCCCCAAAAGCCTCGAAAACCTCATCCAGGGTGGGGATCCGCTCGCCGGCGAAGCGAGGGTCCTTCCATGCGCCCGCATCCAGCGCTTTCAGCTCCGCAACCGTCTTCTCCCATACCCGGCCGGAACCATCCGTGGTCCGGCGGAGGTCGGCATCGTGCAGGACCACCGGGATGCCGTCCCGGGAGAGGTGGACATCCAGCTCAAAGCCATCGGCTCCCAGCTCCAGGGCCAGACGGAAAGCCCTCAGGGTGTTCTCCGGAGCGATCCGGCTGGCCCCCCGGTGGGCGAGATTCAGTGGGCGATCGGATCGGAAGAAATCCATCGGAATCCTCCTCCCGGCGCCGAATCGGGACGCTCCCCACGGGGAGCTTCCAGGAGGGGAGATTCCGCCCCCTGGATCACACCGGCTGTTTTTAATTGTAGAGGATCGCCCGCCGGGGGACTGCATCGAATTCCCGACACGGGTTTGCGCTCCTGCAACAACCCGTCCAAAATGAAAACACCGGAAGGACCCAGGAGGAGGAGCCCATGATCCCCCCTTCCCGCCTGCGCTGGATTCGCATTTTCCTCGCCGGGCTGATCGGCTCTGCCGCAGGATGGATGGTGGCCACGGCGATGCTGCTGGCCTTTGCCGCCAGAGGGCCTCTCCCCGCAGGGGGTGAGATCCTGATCCCGACCACCTCGATCAGCGCGGCGCTCCTGGCCGCCTGGCTGGCCTGGGTTAACTGGGGCGAATCGTGAAGCAACGGCGGGGATCACCCGCTTCATCCGGAGAAACGACCGCCTATGGTGGAATTCACCTTTCATTTCCCTTCGGGCTTCCTCTGGGGGACCGCGACCTCCAGCCATCAGGTGGAGGGGGAGAACACGCTCAACGATTGGTGGCTCTGGGAGCAGGAGCCGGGCCGGATCCGGGAGGGACATCGCTCCGGCCGGGCCTGCGACTGGTGGCGCAATGCGGAAGCCGATTTCGATCGCGCGGCCGCCATGGGCCAGAACGCCCACCGGCTCTCCATCGAGTGGAGCCGGATTGAGCCCCGCGACGGGGTCTTTGATGATACCCCCCTCGATCGCTACCGGGCCATGCTTCAGGCCCTTCGGGATCGAGGGATCGAGCCGATGGTCACCCTGCACCATTTCACCAACCCCATCTGGCTGGCGGAGCAGGGAGGCTGGGAGAACCCCGCCGTCGTCGACCGCTTTGAGCGTTATGTGCGCCGGGCGGTGAGCGCCTTGAAGGACCTCTGTCGCCTCTGGTGCACGATCAACGAACCCAACGTCCTGGCCTACATGGGATGGAACGAGGGGAAATGGCCTCCAGGAAAGCGGGATTTTCAACTTTCCATCCAGGTGCTCCGCCATCTCATGCACGCCCATGCCCGGGCCTATCACGCTATCCACGAAATCCAGCCTGAGGCCCAGGTCGGGATCGCCCACCATATGGTGCTCTTCGAGCCGGCCCGCCCTTCCTCCCCTCTGGATCGCATGGTAACCCGCCTGCACGACCGCATGTTTAACCGCCTGGCCCTGGACGCCATAGTGGCCGGACGGGAACCGGGGATCTTCTCCTTCCGCACGATCGCTATGCTTCGAGGAACCTGCGATTTTATCGGGCTGAATTATTACACCCGACGCCTCTCCGCTTTCGATCGACACTCCCGAGCCACGCTATTCGGGCGCACCTTCCTGAACCCCCACGGCGAGCTCAGCGATGGAGAGTATGGAGAAGTCTTCCCGGAAGGCCTTTACCGCCTGCTCAAGCGGCTCGCCCGCTTCGGGAAGCCTATCTATATCACTGAGAACGGAATCCCGGATGCGGATGACGATCAGCGCCCCCGCTTCCTGGTGCGCCATCTCCACGCGATGTGGCGGGCGATCCAGCAGAACGTCCCGGTGAAGGGCTACTTCCACTGGACCCTGGTGGATAACTTCGAGTGGGCGGAGGGGTGGACGCTGCGCTTTGGCCTGATCGAGCTGGATCCGGAAACCCAGGCCCGTCGCCCGCGGCGCAGCGCCGATCTTTACGCAGAGGTCTGTCGGGCCAATGCGCTGAGCTCGGAGGTGATCGCCCGCTATACCCCCGAGCTCCTTTCGGAGATGTTCGGGCTCTCGTAGCCCCACTCACATCCACGCGGGGAGGGTGGGGAGCCGGGCGAGCCCCGCCCCCCACTCAGATGGGAAGGGCGGAGGACTGCGAATCCCCCCGTTTCCCATTCAGGGAGAAGCCGAGACGCTGCCGCAATCGGTCCCACCATGCCCGGCGGATGGCCTGCCGCCGGGCCTCACATTCGCGGAGCAGGCGCGCACGCTCCGCTTCGCGAAGGCGCTCCTCCTGCCAGATCCGGCTGAGCTCCCAGAGCAAGCCAGCGCTCCACATCGTCCATCACCTCCTTTCACAATGATGAGATGGTCGGAACGCAGAAGGGAGGACGCAGGAACCGGCCTGCCGCCGGGCTTTCAGCCGGGCGCTCTGTAGAGGGAATCATACAATGGGATCCGATCGGCGGACAGATGAACGCGCGCCCCATCTGCCCGCCATGGAGCGGGAACCCGAGCAGCGCTTAGGATGCCACTATATATTTTAACGATCCTGTAACCCGTGGGATTTCATCCAGGAAAGCGGAGGCTCGAGCCCGGAAAGGCGAGCTCGTCCCTCTTCTCGCAGCTCTCCGGGTCACGGAAAGAGAGGGAGGAACCATCCCAGCTCCCCGAACTGGAGCCGGGGATTAATTATAAAATTAAATACGAGGCGGTGGACCCCTGGAGGATCTTAGGGCGGGACTTGTCGCTTCGGCGCAGCCCCAAAAGAGATTTCCCCGCCGCAAGCGCTGTGTGAACATCAACGAGGCAAGAATCCCAAGCGACACATAGGAGGTGCGCCATGGCCCGAACCCATCTGTTCCCAGCGGATCGCGTCCACTATGTGTGGAATCACGCCCTTCCCCCCGCCATGGAGATCGACCCTGGAGACACGGTGATCTATGAGCTGCGGGATGTCACAGACAACCAGATCACCCCCGCCTCCACGGCGGAAGATCTCACTCGCCTGGATTGGAGCCGGGTTTACCCTCTGGCCGGCCCGCTCTACATCAAGGGAGCCCAACCGGGGGATGTGCTGGAGGTGGAGATTGTGGATCTCCATCCGAAAGGCTGGGGGTGGACCGGGATCATCCCCGGCTTCGGGCTCCTAACGGAGGAATTCGAACAGCCCTATCTCAAGATCTGGGATCTATCCCCTGGAGATCACACCTTTTTCCGTGAGGACATCCGCATCCCCCTGGATCCCTTCTGTGGCACGATGGGAGTGGCCCCGCGGGAACCCGGCGAGCACCCGGTGATGCCTCCTGGCCCCTTCGGTGGGAACATGGATATCCGACATCTCACAAAAGGCGCCCGCCTTTTCCTTCCTGTGCAGGTGGAGGGCGCTCTGTTCTCCGTTGGGGATGCCCACGCCGCCCAGGGGGACGGCGAGGTCTGTGTCACCGCCATCGAGGCCCCCATGTATGCAGTCCTCCGTTTCCAGCTTCATAAAGGGCGGTCGATCGAGGAACCCCAGTTCCTTTGCCCCAGGCCGCTGACCGCCAAATACGACGAGAAGGGTTATTATGCCACCACCGGCATCGCCCCTGATCTCATGGTGGCGGCGAAGAAGGCGGTCCGATCCATGATCGACCATATCGCGCACACTTATCGGATGAGCCGGGAGGACGCCTACATCCTGGCCAGCGTGGTGGTGGACCTGAAGATCAGCGAGGTGGTGGATAAGCCCAACTGGATTGTCACCGCCTACCTGCCCCTCAGCATCTTCCAGTGAGCGACGGTCAGGATGGACCATCAGGGGCTGGATCGAGCTGCCCGCGTGGGGATGGCATTGAAAAAACGGGGATGGCGGCTGGCGGTGGCCGAGTCATGCACCGGGGGCCTGCTCGGCCACCGCCTCACCAGCATCCCGGGCAGTTCCGCTTATTTCCTGGGGGGCGTGATCGCCTACCGAAATGAGAGCAAGGTTCGCATCCTGAATGTCCGGGAAGAGACGCTGGCTCGATTTGGGGCCATCAGCGCCGAGGCCGCCCGGGAGATGGCCGCGGGGGTCCGCCGGCTGTTCGGGGCCGACCTCGCCCTCGCCATCACCGGCGTCGCCGGCCCGGACCCCGAGGAGGGCAAGCCGGTGGGCGAGATACACATCGCTCTGGCTGGCCCGGAGGGGATCCAGACCTACCAGATCATGGGCGGGCCGGATCGCCAGGAGAACAAAGCCCTCGCGGTCGAAGCCGCGCTGGAGCTGCTGGAGGCCATGCTGGAGGGAAACCCCCCTCAACAGATCCCCTGAAATTCCATGCCCTATCCACAAGCCGTCAAAGCGCCATGGAGGATCAACGGTGATGTTTCGCTACGCGGTCATCGGCACCGGGATGCAGGGCACCGCAGCGGCCTACGACCTGGCCCGCTTCGGGGACGCGAAGGAAATCTGGCTCGCAGATCGCGATCCGGTCCGGGCGGAGGAAGCGGCTCAGCGCCTGAACCGCCTGCTCGGGCGATCCCTCGTCCGCCCGATCGCCCTCGATGCGCGCGATGAGAAGGCGGTGGTGGAATTCCTTCGCCCCATCGACGCCGCTATCAGCGCGGTTCCTTATCGGCTCAACCCGCTCGTGGCTCGCGCGGCGATCGAGGCTCGAACCTCTCTGTGCGACCTGGGCGGGCACACGCCGACGACCTGGGAGATCCTCACCCTGGATGAAGCGGCCCGCGGGGCGGGGATCTCCCTCATCCCGGATTGCGGGTTAATGCCCGGTCTGGGGAACACCCTGGCGGTTTACGCCATGCGCCGGATGGATGGGCCCCGGCATGTGCGGATCTGGTGCGGTGGCCTCCCCCAACGCCCTAGGGGACCCCTGGGGTATCGGTTGTTTTTCAACATCGCGGGCCTTACCGCAGAATACACCGGGAAGGCAGTCTTCCTCCGCCAGGGTCGTATCGTGGAAGTCGAGGCCCTCACCGAGCCTGAAACCCTCACCTTTCCCCCGCCGGTCGGCACCTGCGAGGCCTTCGTCACCTCGGGGGGGACCTCTACCTGCCCCTGGACCTTCCAGGGTGTCCTGGAGACCTATGAAGAGAAAACCGTCCGCTACCCCGGTCACCTGGAGCGGATCCGCTTGCTGGCCGAGCTGGGGTTCCTGGAAACCGACCCGATTGAAATCGACGGAATCCCGGTGATCCCCCGCGAGGTGTTCCATCGGCTGGTGGAGCCTCGCCTTCAGTTCCCGGAGGATCCGGCAGATGTGGTGGTGCTCCGGGTGACCTGTGAGGGAACTCACCAGGGTCAGACGATGGAGATCACGCTGGAACTGATGGACTTCTATGATCCGGAGACCGGCTTCACCGCGATGGAGCGGACCACCGGATGGCACGCGGCCATCGTGGCCGGGATGATGGCCCGTGGGGAAACCCCCAAAGGGGCGATCCCCCTTGAACGGGCGGTTGACCCGGAGCGCTTCGTGGCGGAATGGCTTCGCCGCGGCATTCCGATCCAGGAGACGGTGCGACGGCCGCTCCGGGCCGATCCTCCATAACCCATGGATGGGAGAGGTTCCCGTGCTTCCGTTCATCCATGCGGAACAGATCCGCCAGGCGCTGCCGATGCGCCGCGCGGTGGAAGCGATGCGCGAGGCGTTCATTGCCTTCAGCGAAGGGCGCGCCCATATCCCCCAGCGGATTCAGATCCCCATCCCCGAGCGCGATGGCATCACCCTGATCATGCCCGGCTACATCCCGCCCCGGGAACTGGGCCTGAAAGTGGTTTCGGTCTTCCCCCATAACCCGGAACGCGGCCTTCCTGCGATTTCCGCCCTGGTGCTGATGCTGGATCCGGAAACCGGAGCGCCGATGGCCCTGCTCGACGGGACCTTCCTCACGGCATGGCGCACGGGCGCCGCCTCGGGGCTGGCCACGGACCTGCTGGCCCGCCCGGATGCCACATCCCTGGCCCTCATCGGCGCGGGGGCCCAGGCCCGCACACAGCTTCTCGCGGTCTGCGCGGTTCGCCCGATCCATCGGATCCGGGTCTACAGCCGCACCCCCGAACGGGCCCGGAAATGGATCGAGGAGATGCGGGGACAGGAGGGGGTTCCCGAAGATATCACCCTCGCGCCCACCCCGGAGGCCGCCGTTGCGGAAGCGGATATCGTATGCACCGCCACCAATTCCTCCACTCCGGTCTTCGACGGCCGATCCCTGCGGCCGGGGACCCACATCAACGCCATCGGGTCCTTCACCCTGCAGATGCGGGAGCTGGATGAAGAGACGTTCCGCCGGGCTTCACGGGTAGTGGTGGATTCCCGGGTCGCGGCCCTGGTGGAGGCGGGCGAGGTCGTGTGGGCCATCCAGCAGGGGATCCTTCAGGAGCAGGATTTAATCGAACTGGGGGAAATCGCAGCCGGGCGTCGACCCGGACGCCGCAGCCCGGAGGAGATCACCCTGTTCAAATCGGTGGGGCTGGCCGTGCAGGACCTGGTGGCCGCTCGCTGGGTCCTTGAAGCCGTCCGCTGACCTCCATCTGGGAGCCTGGATGATCGGGCCGGCCCCCTCGTATAGCGGGAGATCGTTCATCCCCATCTTCTAGCGCGGCACGACAGGGGAGACCGGAACATGGAGATTCGGGGACGGGTCATGCTGGTGACAGGGGCAGGGCGACGGCTGGGCCAGGCGATCGCGCTGGGCCTGGCCCGGGCGGGCGCCCATGTGGCGGTTCATTTCCACACCGCCGCCGAAGAAGCCGCGGAGACCGTGCGCCGGATCCGGGAGATGGGTGTGGATGCGGAAGCTTTTCCCGCAGACCTGCGGGATCCCTCGCAGATCCCCGCCCTGATGGAGGCCGTGGTTCGCCGATTCGGACGGCTGGACGGGCTGGTGAACGCGGCGGCGGTGATGCGGGTGACACGGTGGCACGAGCTGACGCCAGAACAATGGGACGAGATCCTGGCCCTTAACCTGCGGGCGCCGATGTTCTGCGCCCAGGCTGCGGCGCGCCATATGGAAGAAGGCGGGATCGTCAACATTGCGGACGGCTCGGCCATGAAACCGTGGCCGGATTACCTGGCCCACACCGTTTCCAAATCCGGCCTGGTCGCCCTGACCCGGGCTCTGGCCCTCGCCCTGGCCCCCCGTATCCGGGTGAACGCGGTGATCCCGGGCCCGATCCTCAAGCCGGTGCACTGGGAGGAGGAACGCTGGGCCCGTCTCATCCGTCGGGTGCCCATGGGGCGCGCCGGCACGGCCGAGGAGGTCGTGCGCGCGGTGCGCTATCTGATCGAGGCGGATTACGTCACGGGGGCGATCCTGATCGTGGATGGCGGGCATCATCTGGTGTGATCCTGCGCACCCAACCCATGGCCGATCCGGGAAGATCAGCCTCAGTCCACAAAAACCTCTCAGGAAAGAGCGACAGCGCGCCCTGCTCTATGGAGCACGGAAGCGGTAACCTACCCGACGAACCGTTTCCAGATAACGGGGATGGGTAGGATCCTCCTCGAGGATACGGCGGAGCCAGCGGATATGAACATCCAGAGTGCGACTGCGGGAAGGGATCTCCGCTCCCCAAACCCAGCGGATGAGATCCCGTCGTGGGACCACATGGCCGGCCCGGCGCATCAGGATAGCCAGCAGACGACACTGCTTGGGGGTGAGGCAATAAACGGAATCTCCTCGTTGCAGAACCTGCCGAGCCGTGTTTAACCGGAACGGCCCGACCACAATCGTATCCTCCTCCTCTTCCAGACCATGGGTAAGCAAAGCCCGCACCCGATGCAGCAAACGCCGAGCCGAGAAGGGTGCCACCAGGATGCCATCGTCCCGACGATCCCAAAGAGGAGCGGATTCGCGATCTACAATCAGGAGGATCGGGATCCTCATCCGATGCTGGAGCTGCTGGTAGAGCTCCATCCCTCGAGAGGCGTTCAGGCGATCCATGATCACCATCGCGGGCACCTGCCCTTTTACTCCTCCCTGGGATCTTCGCGCCCGAAGGGCAGAGAACGCCGAGTCCACCGTCACGGCTTCCACACGGAAGCCATGGCGTCTTAGGATCTGAAGCAGATGAATATCCGGCGA
This Thermoflexus sp. DNA region includes the following protein-coding sequences:
- a CDS encoding response regulator transcription factor — its product is MARTSDQEHASLWVVFDGPSPDIHLLQILRRHGFRVEAVTVDSAFSALRARRSQGGVKGQVPAMVIMDRLNASRGMELYQQLQHRMRIPILLIVDRESAPLWDRRDDGILVAPFSARRLLHRVRALLTHGLEEEEDTIVVGPFRLNTARQVLQRGDSVYCLTPKQCRLLAILMRRAGHVVPRRDLIRWVWGAEIPSRSRTLDVHIRWLRRILEEDPTHPRYLETVRRVGYRFRAP